DNA from Prosthecochloris marina:
TTTTTTCCCTATGTAGAATGCGTAGCCATAATACTCTTTGTACGTATTATACAGCCGAGCCTCATGTTGTTGGTTTGCGATAAATTCCTCGGCAGCTTTATTACCCGCATTTTTCTCCAGGAAACGTTTATCTGCCTCTACTTTTGGAGCAAAGTAAATTTCCGTCCAGCAGTTTTCGGGCAAAATGAAAGTGGAGACCGGAATGTACCCGGCTTTTTGCATTTGTGCTACCTTATTGGAGATAGTATCTATTTCCGGATAAACACTCATCCAGAACTCCTCTATCTCAGCAGGGCGTTCCTCCGTAAACCATGTTCCTTCAGAAACAGCAATATAACCCCCGGTTTTCAGGAATTTCCGCCATTCATGAAGCCCCCGTTCAAAACCAATATTGTAGATCGCTCCTTCCGACCAGATAAGATCCAATTCTTCATCCTGGAAAGGAAGATTATCCATCGATTCAACAATGCCTTTCACTCTATCCTGAAGACCCAGTTTCTCGGCATTTCGGTTGAACAGGTCGATAAAAGTCGGAAAAATGTCGACACCTGTAATATTCCCCGGGGCGTGCTGCGCTAACACCATTGTCTGCCCACCTGATCCGCAGCCAATGTCTGCAATACGTGATTTATCGTCAAGATTATCGATAAAACTCAACGCTTTGATCGTTACTTCAGGGCTGCCTGGCCCCTGTCGTTTCAGGTTTGCAAAATATTCACAGATCAATTCCAGATCGAATTCATGAATCGACTTGTTTTCTTCGTTCATAATGTCACCTCATCTTTTATCAATTTTACCTTTTTCAGGCATTGGAAAGGTTCATCGAACGTTAATCAAGGTTTCCTGAACGATTCAACTCACTGCCAATTCGTGATTGGACCCACCTCTCCACAATGCAACAATCTTGTGTCTCTATACAACACTCCGAGACACTATTGTATATCCCAATATGCTCAATACCTCAACTTTTTCGCGACCGCTTCAGCCGCCTTGATCAAAGGGTATCCGGTCGGAGAACCGGTCAGAAGCGGATGAGTACCGAATTGCAAGGTCAACACCGAATGAATGGTCATCATGTTTTCGATGATTACGCCTATCACGTTGATCAGTTCGCCGGCGCTTGCTCCGCCGATGACGGATCCTCCCAGAACAAGGCCTGACTCACGGTTCACGATAAGCTTCACATACTGCTTGCTCACTCCGGGTAGCGTTCCAGGATGCTTGTCTATCCCTTCCGCCGATCCGGTAACGACGTCGAAACCTCTCTCGATCGCCACATGCTCCGTCACCCCCGCAGCTGCGAATGTCGTCCCCCCGATTGCCGTGGAAAAAATGGACATGGTGCCTCCGAAGGTTCTCAAACGCGAGAGCTTGTAAAGATTCATACCGGCGATACGTGCTTCAGAACAGGCCGTCGAAGCGAGCATCAACCCCTTGGCAATACGAGTAAAAAAAGAAAACTTTTCCGCGCAGTCACCGACGGCAAAAACATCCTTGTTCTCGGTGCGCATATACTCGTCCACCCTGATTGCACCAAACTCATTGAGTTTTATACCCGCGTCACGGGCCAGTGTGGTGTTTGGAAGATAACCGGTAGCCAGAATCACGGCGTCAGCTTCCAGCAGTTCTCCTCCGCTCAAGCAAACCCCGGCAACCTGACCGTTGCCTTCTATTTCCTCGACCTTCTCTTCAAGCCTCAATTTGACACCCCCGGCAGTAAGAATTTCCTCTGCACGGACGGATAGTTCTTCATCGAAAGCCATCTGCAGTACATGCGGCAGCACCTCGACGAGAGTGATATCCTTAGCCTTCTTGCCGAGTTCATCAGCAATTTCGACACCGATGAAACCTGCTCCGATAATAACAACCTTGCTGCAGGTTTCGAGACGACTCTTCAACGCTGCGAGATATTCACGATCTTTCGGGATGGTGAACACATTGTCAAGCTCGGTGCCTTTAAGCCAACCTGGCACTTTCGGTACCGATCCGGTCGCTATAACCAGCTTGTCGTAACAAATTTCAGCCCCTCCTTTGGTTCTGGCCGTTTTTGCCACTTCATCTATCGAAACAACCTCGTCGATCATGAGTTCTACCCCAGCCTGCTCGATATGGCTGACGGGAATGACATTCTGCTCGACGCCTTTGAGTGTTCCATAAATATAGGGAATCCCACAGGGCACAACCGCTTCGGCCTCCTTTCTGACGATAAGAACCTGTTTGTCCGGGTAAAAAGCCTTGCCTGTCGTTGCCGCAACGATACCTGCCGCACTACCTCCTATAACCAATACATCGATTTCTTTCTTCATAATCAGTGCTTAAATGGTAAATAAATACGAAAGATGTTGTTCAAGAGTAAAACCAGTCGGGGGACAAGGTAGGAAATAACAGCGAAGTCACACCATTCGCTATAAACTTTTTTCATTCATGGATTCGTTGTTTCATTTCTCACGATGGCTCACGGAAAAAAGGATGGAGGGGTTAACTGCATTAATCGACATACTCAACGTACTTTTCGAAATCCTCTTTCGGCGGCAGCTTGATGCCTCCGGAAGTACAAACAGCCACGCAACGGTCGCAGAGTACAAGGCATTTGTAAGGGTGTGCCACAACGAACTTGGGACGTTGGATTCCTGCCGGATCAGGTGGGCCCGGCTCGAATACACCGGGCTTGCAGAGCACCTTGCAGTCACCGCAACCGTTACAAAGATCGGGGTTTATGGTGGGATACCATGGAATATCCTCTCTTGGAACAAGAAGCCGCTTTTTCCGCTTCTTTCCCGTTTGTTTCGCCACCGGTACCGGTGAGGATGCCGGAGCTTGTATTGACGGTTGCACCACATCCTCCTTCTTCCATACACCGGTGGTATCAACCGACTCGTCCTCACATTTGTCCATAGCCCGCGACTTGAGCATAAGCCGCAGTGAACGGACAATCCTGAACATACAACCGTCACACGAAGGCCTCGAACAGCGACCGAAAAAACAATCAAAAAGCAACATAACTTAACGCATCTCCCGTCATTGCAGTTTCTCCCTCACAACTTCCTCAAACATTTTGATAGCATCGGGGATACCAGCCGGATTCTTCCCTCCTGCGGTAGCGAGTCCCGGTTTTCCGCCGCCGCCACCCTGCACCTTCGATGCGGCTTTTTTAACCAGTTCACCGGCGTTCATGCCGCATTCGCTGATTGCTTCATCGCCGGCGAAACCAACCAGTGTAACCTTTCCGTTCTCTTCACCGGCAAGCAGACCGACCCCGCGTCCGATCTTTTTCTGTAGAAAATGACCAAGATTACGTAATGTATCTGCTCCCGAATTTTCAGGTTTCATGACGAATATCCTGCAACCATTCACCGTATCAGCCTGTTCAAGCTGTTCGAGTGCCCGATCAAGAAGCAATGAAAGCCTCATGTCCTGCACCTGCTTATCGAGATTCTTTCTTTCTTCCAGAAGCTCCTGAACACGACCCACGACACTTTCATCCCCACCGGTTTTAAGCAGCAGACGAACCTGCTGCAACTCCTGATACTCACCCCAGAGCAGCTCTTCGGCCGCTTTGCCGCTAATCGCCTCGATACGGCGGATACCGGACGCAATCGAGGATTCATTGATAATCTTGAAGAGACCGATCTTGCCGACATTGCTCACATGGGTACCACCGCACAATTCCATAGACACACCAGGAACTTCCACAACCCGAACACGATCGGCATACTTGTCACCGAAAAACGCAAGAGCTCCTTTTTCAAGGGCCTCTTCATAGGGTACGTCCTCATGTTTGACAAGCTCACCTGCTTCTCGAATGCGCTCGTTGACTTCAGCTTCGACCGCCTCGAGCTCATGTTGAGAAACTTTTTCGAAATGGCTGAAATCAAAACGCAAGCGATCCGGCCCAACCATCGACCCTTTCTGTTGTACATGTTCACCAAGAACTTTTCTCAGGGCAGCATGCAGAAGATGGGTTGCTGTATGATTACGTTCCGTAGCCTCCCTTGCCTCTTTGTCAACTCGCACATATACAGGATCGGCACCATTGAATTCAATTTCTGCCGGATCGACCTCGAGCCCGGTACCGCGATCATACACTTTACTTGCAACATGGACAATCACATCCCCGTCTTTCTGTGTATCGACAACGTCAACACTATACTGTTGCCCTTCGATACGGCCCTTGTCACCTGTTTGCCCGCCGCTTTCAGCATAGAAAGGAGTACGGTCGAGAACAAGCTGCAACTGACCACCGGCAATTTTTACCCCGACAACCTTCGCCTCGGTATCGAGTGTTTCATAGCCGAGAAAAATCGTACGCGCTCTCTTGCCGAACCAGTTCCATTCACCCTGTTCATCGGCAATCTGCTGCTTCTGTTTACGGTCCTTGCGAGCCCTTTCCTTCTGTTCCTGCATGCATGTGTCAAAACCCTCTTCATCGATCGTCAACCCCTCCTCCAGAGCCATCAGCCTGGTCAGATCAAGCGGAAACCCATAGGTATCGTAGAGCCGAAACGCGTCTTCACCGCTAATTCTTGTTTGTTTCGAACCCCTGAGTGCAGCGATTATTTCTCCAAAAATCTCAATTCCCCGGTCAAGAGTCACCAAAAAACTCTCTTCCTCGGACCTGACAATTTTCTCAACAGTTTTCTGTTGTTTTCTCAGTTCAGGGAAGACATCTCCCATGGTATCCGCGATAACACCGACCAGCCTGTAGAGTACCGGTTGATTGCAGTCGAGCTTTTTCGCATAACGCACCGCTCGACGCAGGATTCTGCGCAGCACGTAACCACGACCCTCATTGCTCGGAACAGCCCCATCCGTGATGGCAAAGGTCAGCGTTCTTGCATGATCGGCAATAACCCGCATGGCGATATCCTGTTCACCGTCAAGCGTTGCGTTGTAGCCTATCCCGGTAAGACCGGTTATTGCATCGAAGAGGGGCCTGAAAACATCCGTATCGTAATTCGAACCTTTGCCTTGCAGCACTGCGGTAATCCTTTCAAACCCCATACCGGTATCGACATGTTTTTTCGGTAACGGCTCGAGCGATCGATCCACTTTTCGGTTGTACTGTATAAAAACAAGGTTCCACAGCTCTATAACACGATGGTCTCCTGCATTAACCAATTCCTTGCCTGACAGGTCCTCAGTCAGATCGATATGAATTTCAGAACACGGCCCACATGGCCCGGTTTCCCCCATCTCCCAGAAATTGTCTTTTTCATCGAACCTCATGATGTGACCGGAATCGATATCGGTCTCCTTTTCCCAGATTCCCAGACTTTCGTCGTCATCAGTATACACCGTCGCATACAGTCTTTCTTTGGGCAGTTTCCATACTTCTGTAAGCAACTCCCATGCCCAGACAATCGCCTCTTTCTTGTAATAGTCCCCGAAAGACCAGTTGCCGAGCATTTCAAAAAAAGTGTGGTGATAGGTGTCACGCCCGACATCTTCGAGATCGTTATGCTTGCCCGAGGCCCGAATGCACTTCTGGGTATCGACAGCTCTACTGTAAGGTCTGGAACCCTTATCCAGAAAAACGTCCTTGAACTGGTTCATCCCGGCATTGGTGAACAACAGCGTTGGATCCTCAGCAGGAATCACCGGAGCTGACCGAACAACGGTGTGCTCTTTTTGTCCGAAAAAATCGAGAAAAGACTGCCGTATATCACTGGACTTCATATGCTATCTTATATCTTGCTTTTAGCTTGTTATCAGGGGTATACACAGGTCGACCCCGTCGGAATTTCAAAGCTTAATGTAACAAAAAAGCCCGGGATTTTCGCCCGGCCAAACCCTTGCCATTCAGAGTGCTGCGGAAGCAATAATTCATGTTTTCATTTTTTTTTGATAAACTGTGAGTTACTTCTCAGTAAACGCGGTTATGATTATGAATGAGCTCGAGAACGCATTGGAATGGACGAAACAGCCCGTACCGGAGTTCCTGCGGGAACTTCACCCGACACAGCAGAAAAAAGCCATCACTTACATTGAAAACCTGGTCAGCTCCAAAACCGACGGGCTGGACGAGTTGTACCATGCGATCAGTATGATCGTTAAATACATCCCTCATTTCGTGGTTGTCCCCCTGATGGTCGAGCATATCAGGCCTCAGATTGCCGCCGGGGTATGTAAAAAAATGAGCACCGACCAGGCAACAGGCTATGCCAACGACTTGCCGCTGGAATATTTCAGCCAGGTTTCCCGCCATATCGACAACCAGCTTATGGCTCAAATTCTCAGTAAGATGAAAAAACACCGGGCGGAAAAATTCATTCATTACGAATTACAACACCATCTTCTGCATATGCTTGATATTGCCGAACATTTGGATGAACGAATGCTCGAAGTCGTAGCTAAACGTGTCACTTTACCGGAACACAGTGACGACCTTGTCAATCATCCACACAAAGAGGTTATAGAAAGGCTGAGGGAAATACAGTAGCAATCACGAAATGGCCGTTTCCTTTTGGCTTCCCCTTATTCATTTTCTTCCCTTTCCCACCCTATCCTGCCATAGAATGGAGTAACCTCAATATCGTACTATTGTAAAAAGTAACCATGACCCAACATCACCCGGCTCACCGCCCATACCCAGGGTCCTTAATTATTTAAGATATTTAAGAAACTTCCATAATGGTGCCAGATAATAGAGAATTACAGACTCTTTACTCTGAACTGGAAAGCACAAAAAGAGAACTTGAGTGCCTGAGAAAAGCAAGCGCATCACTCGAGCAAAAAAACCGACAGCTCAACATAGTGCTTGAAAGTACTGATACCGGTTACTGGAGCTGGAACATTCAAACCGGAGAACTCACAGTCAATGAACGCTGGGCAGCAATCACAGGCCATACCATGGCCAGCCTCCAGCCCATCAACATCGACTTATGGAAAAAGCTTTGCCATCCTGACGATCTTGCTACATCAAAATACCTGCTGGAAAAACATTTTGCCGGTGCAAACGAATGCTATGAAGTTGAAGCCCGAATACGCCATAAAAAAGGCCATTGGGTTTGGGTGGCCAACCGGGGCAAGGTAATTGAATGGGATAAAGCAGGCAAACCAGTGCATATGGTAGGCTCACTTCAAAAGATCAAGGGTGGAAAAAAATCTGCAGAAAATCTTACTGATTACTCGGCAAAACAAGAATCGGAAAAAAAGCTCAAAAAACAACTGGAATTCGAGCATCTAATTATCGACATTTCGAGTAAACTCATCAACCTCACCATCGAACAGATCGATCCCGTTATTGACGATATCCTCAAGATTATCGGCGAATACATGCAAGCTGATCGAAGCTATACCTTTCAGTTTTACGACAACAACAACCTGATGGACAATACCCACGAATGGTGTGTAGAAGGGATCAGGCCGGAAATAGATACACTCAAAGGACTGTCAACCAAAAGTTTTCCTTGGTGGATGGAAAAAGTCAGGAACAATGAAACCATTCTTATTCCCGATGTCTCAAAGCTTCCACCTGAAGCTGCAGCTGAAAAGAAAACCCTTGAACGACAGAATATCAAATCACTTATTGTCATTCCTCTGACCTCAAACACCAACC
Protein-coding regions in this window:
- a CDS encoding class I SAM-dependent methyltransferase codes for the protein MNEENKSIHEFDLELICEYFANLKRQGPGSPEVTIKALSFIDNLDDKSRIADIGCGSGGQTMVLAQHAPGNITGVDIFPTFIDLFNRNAEKLGLQDRVKGIVESMDNLPFQDEELDLIWSEGAIYNIGFERGLHEWRKFLKTGGYIAVSEGTWFTEERPAEIEEFWMSVYPEIDTISNKVAQMQKAGYIPVSTFILPENCWTEIYFAPKVEADKRFLEKNAGNKAAEEFIANQQHEARLYNTYKEYYGYAFYIGKKI
- a CDS encoding FAD-dependent oxidoreductase, with amino-acid sequence MKKEIDVLVIGGSAAGIVAATTGKAFYPDKQVLIVRKEAEAVVPCGIPYIYGTLKGVEQNVIPVSHIEQAGVELMIDEVVSIDEVAKTARTKGGAEICYDKLVIATGSVPKVPGWLKGTELDNVFTIPKDREYLAALKSRLETCSKVVIIGAGFIGVEIADELGKKAKDITLVEVLPHVLQMAFDEELSVRAEEILTAGGVKLRLEEKVEEIEGNGQVAGVCLSGGELLEADAVILATGYLPNTTLARDAGIKLNEFGAIRVDEYMRTENKDVFAVGDCAEKFSFFTRIAKGLMLASTACSEARIAGMNLYKLSRLRTFGGTMSIFSTAIGGTTFAAAGVTEHVAIERGFDVVTGSAEGIDKHPGTLPGVSKQYVKLIVNRESGLVLGGSVIGGASAGELINVIGVIIENMMTIHSVLTLQFGTHPLLTGSPTGYPLIKAAEAVAKKLRY
- a CDS encoding 4Fe-4S dicluster domain-containing protein, whose amino-acid sequence is MLLFDCFFGRCSRPSCDGCMFRIVRSLRLMLKSRAMDKCEDESVDTTGVWKKEDVVQPSIQAPASSPVPVAKQTGKKRKKRLLVPREDIPWYPTINPDLCNGCGDCKVLCKPGVFEPGPPDPAGIQRPKFVVAHPYKCLVLCDRCVAVCTSGGIKLPPKEDFEKYVEYVD
- the alaS gene encoding alanine--tRNA ligase, which produces MKSSDIRQSFLDFFGQKEHTVVRSAPVIPAEDPTLLFTNAGMNQFKDVFLDKGSRPYSRAVDTQKCIRASGKHNDLEDVGRDTYHHTFFEMLGNWSFGDYYKKEAIVWAWELLTEVWKLPKERLYATVYTDDDESLGIWEKETDIDSGHIMRFDEKDNFWEMGETGPCGPCSEIHIDLTEDLSGKELVNAGDHRVIELWNLVFIQYNRKVDRSLEPLPKKHVDTGMGFERITAVLQGKGSNYDTDVFRPLFDAITGLTGIGYNATLDGEQDIAMRVIADHARTLTFAITDGAVPSNEGRGYVLRRILRRAVRYAKKLDCNQPVLYRLVGVIADTMGDVFPELRKQQKTVEKIVRSEEESFLVTLDRGIEIFGEIIAALRGSKQTRISGEDAFRLYDTYGFPLDLTRLMALEEGLTIDEEGFDTCMQEQKERARKDRKQKQQIADEQGEWNWFGKRARTIFLGYETLDTEAKVVGVKIAGGQLQLVLDRTPFYAESGGQTGDKGRIEGQQYSVDVVDTQKDGDVIVHVASKVYDRGTGLEVDPAEIEFNGADPVYVRVDKEAREATERNHTATHLLHAALRKVLGEHVQQKGSMVGPDRLRFDFSHFEKVSQHELEAVEAEVNERIREAGELVKHEDVPYEEALEKGALAFFGDKYADRVRVVEVPGVSMELCGGTHVSNVGKIGLFKIINESSIASGIRRIEAISGKAAEELLWGEYQELQQVRLLLKTGGDESVVGRVQELLEERKNLDKQVQDMRLSLLLDRALEQLEQADTVNGCRIFVMKPENSGADTLRNLGHFLQKKIGRGVGLLAGEENGKVTLVGFAGDEAISECGMNAGELVKKAASKVQGGGGGKPGLATAGGKNPAGIPDAIKMFEEVVREKLQ